Proteins encoded by one window of Acidipropionibacterium virtanenii:
- the xseA gene encoding exodeoxyribonuclease VII large subunit — translation MASSSSPEQTRSLAWVVRAVKDWVERCGKVWVEAQVIELNRRSGPTQFLTLRDVDEEISVTATCHRRVLDAAGPVESGMTVTALLRPTVWSRTGRLSFECSEIRPSGEGQLLAQLERRRRLLEAEGLFDSGLHRPLPLLPKGIGLITGAHSDAERDVIRNATLRWPAVRFVVRNTLVQGAHAVEQILPALADLDADPSVDVIVIARGGGSLEDLLPFSDEALIRAVHAARTPVVSAIGHEADNPILDLVADLRASTPTDAGKRIVPDVAEELAGLHEATSRIRQSVTARITTEQSWLDSMRSRPVMVDPTATLDIASERLEATLARLRLATDRALETESREIDHQLRSVRAMSPKATLDRGYAVLADAGGASVGSVEATRDGARLDVYLSDGTLGVTVDSVRPGGPSTPVATPQKGSTTS, via the coding sequence ATGGCGTCCAGCAGTTCTCCCGAGCAGACCCGCTCCCTGGCCTGGGTGGTCCGAGCCGTCAAGGACTGGGTCGAGCGATGCGGGAAGGTCTGGGTCGAGGCGCAGGTCATCGAGCTCAACAGGCGTTCGGGCCCCACCCAGTTCCTCACCCTGCGCGACGTCGACGAGGAGATCTCGGTGACCGCCACCTGTCACCGCAGGGTGCTGGACGCCGCCGGGCCGGTCGAGTCGGGGATGACGGTCACCGCCCTGCTGCGGCCCACCGTCTGGTCGCGGACCGGACGGCTGTCCTTCGAGTGCTCCGAGATCCGGCCGAGCGGTGAGGGGCAGCTGCTGGCCCAGCTGGAGAGACGTCGCAGGCTGCTGGAGGCCGAGGGGCTCTTCGACTCCGGGCTTCACAGGCCTCTGCCACTGCTGCCGAAGGGGATCGGGCTGATCACCGGTGCGCACTCGGACGCCGAGCGCGACGTCATCCGCAACGCCACTCTCAGATGGCCGGCGGTCCGGTTCGTGGTGCGCAACACCCTGGTCCAGGGAGCGCACGCCGTCGAGCAGATCCTGCCGGCTCTGGCCGACCTGGACGCCGACCCGAGCGTCGACGTCATCGTCATCGCCCGCGGCGGAGGGTCCCTGGAAGATCTGCTGCCCTTCTCCGACGAGGCCCTGATCAGGGCCGTGCATGCCGCGCGCACCCCGGTGGTCTCGGCCATCGGCCACGAGGCCGACAACCCGATCCTCGATCTGGTCGCCGACCTGCGGGCCTCGACCCCCACCGACGCCGGCAAACGGATCGTGCCGGACGTCGCCGAGGAACTGGCCGGGCTGCACGAGGCCACCTCCCGGATCCGCCAGTCGGTCACCGCCCGCATCACCACGGAGCAGTCATGGCTGGACTCGATGCGATCCCGGCCTGTGATGGTGGATCCGACCGCCACGCTCGACATCGCATCCGAGCGCCTCGAAGCCACTCTGGCCCGGCTGCGGCTGGCCACCGATCGTGCCCTGGAGACCGAGTCCCGCGAGATCGACCATCAGCTCCGTAGCGTCCGGGCGATGTCGCCGAAGGCCACCCTGGACCGCGGCTACGCCGTGCTCGCAGACGCCGGCGGCGCATCGGTGGGCTCGGTGGAGGCGACCCGTGACGGCGCCCGCCTGGATGTCTACCTGTCCGACGGCACCCTGGGCGTCACCGTCGATTCCGTCAGGCCCGGCGGCCCGTCAACCCCCGTCGCAACCCCGCAGAAAGGCAGCACGACGTCATGA
- a CDS encoding DUF4245 domain-containing protein: MLLSLAVILIPILLIVWAFTRTPDEPEVDRVDWKPAVAEARSGAGYPVLAPVEIPADWKPVKARYAERGGRWVGQTQAAGNRLELGFVSGDDVYIAVNQSDEPDKAAYIASVTRSSATDGSAMVGDQTWQRRVSEDGRTRSLVRAVGGSTAIVVGDAGYTALESFARTLKAS, encoded by the coding sequence ATGCTCCTGTCCCTGGCCGTCATCCTCATCCCGATCCTGCTGATCGTCTGGGCATTCACCCGGACTCCCGATGAACCGGAGGTGGATCGGGTGGACTGGAAGCCGGCGGTCGCCGAGGCGCGGTCGGGCGCCGGATACCCGGTGCTCGCCCCGGTCGAGATTCCGGCCGACTGGAAGCCGGTGAAGGCCCGCTACGCCGAACGCGGCGGGCGATGGGTCGGCCAGACGCAGGCGGCGGGTAACCGCCTGGAACTCGGGTTCGTGAGCGGCGACGACGTCTACATCGCGGTCAACCAGTCCGATGAGCCCGACAAGGCGGCCTATATCGCCTCGGTCACCAGATCCTCGGCCACCGATGGGAGCGCGATGGTCGGCGATCAGACCTGGCAGCGTCGGGTCTCCGAGGACGGGCGGACCAGATCCCTGGTACGCGCGGTCGGCGGATCCACCGCGATCGTGGTGGGAGACGCCGGGTACACGGCCCTGGAGAGTTTCGCCCGGACGCTGAAGGCCTCCTGA
- a CDS encoding PhoH family protein → MRIAIPTPDKGRRTYVVDTSVLLSDPRALLNFAEHHVVLPIVVIAELEAKRAHPELGYFARAALRILDRLRIENGGLERPVPLNDEGGTLNVELDHSDPGCLPDGLRLGDNDTRILAVAANYRQAGHRVVLVTKDMPLRIKASAIGLEAEEYRHELARDTGWTGMMELEVPDEIVGRLYRDGSLPLDGADGVPQADDATVNSGLILKGPSGTALARRMPDGTARLVNSDQEAFGIHGRSAEQRVALDLLLDPEVGIVSLGGRAGTGKSALALCAGLDAVLERQIYQKVLVFRPLYAVGGQDLGFLPGTEGEKMAPWGQAVMDTLTSVTNSYVIDEVLERGMLEVLPLTHIRGRSLHDAFVIVDEAQSLERNVLLTVLSRIGQNSRVVLTHDVAQRDNLRVGRDDGVAAVVERLRGNPLFGHVTLTRSERSPIAALVTRMLEDLV, encoded by the coding sequence AAGGGGCGTCGAACCTATGTCGTGGACACCTCGGTGCTCCTTTCCGATCCGAGAGCGCTGCTGAACTTCGCTGAGCACCATGTGGTGCTGCCGATCGTCGTGATCGCTGAACTGGAGGCCAAGAGGGCCCACCCCGAACTGGGATATTTCGCCCGGGCCGCCCTGCGGATCCTCGACCGGTTGAGGATCGAGAACGGCGGCCTCGAGCGGCCTGTCCCGCTCAATGACGAGGGCGGGACGCTCAACGTCGAGCTCGACCACTCAGATCCCGGCTGTCTGCCCGACGGCCTTCGGCTGGGGGACAATGACACCCGCATCCTGGCGGTCGCCGCCAATTACCGGCAGGCCGGCCACCGGGTGGTGCTGGTGACCAAGGACATGCCGCTGAGAATCAAGGCGTCCGCCATCGGCCTGGAGGCCGAGGAGTACCGTCACGAGCTGGCCCGCGACACCGGCTGGACCGGGATGATGGAACTGGAGGTCCCCGACGAGATCGTCGGCAGGCTCTACCGAGACGGCTCCCTGCCCCTGGACGGCGCCGACGGGGTGCCCCAGGCCGATGACGCGACGGTGAACTCGGGACTGATCCTGAAGGGTCCCTCCGGCACGGCGCTGGCTCGCAGGATGCCCGACGGCACGGCGAGGCTGGTGAACTCCGACCAGGAGGCCTTCGGCATCCACGGTCGCTCCGCGGAGCAGCGCGTGGCACTGGACCTGCTGCTGGATCCGGAGGTCGGTATCGTCTCGCTGGGCGGTCGGGCCGGCACCGGGAAATCCGCCCTGGCGCTGTGCGCGGGCCTGGACGCCGTGCTGGAGCGCCAGATCTATCAGAAGGTCCTGGTCTTCCGGCCCCTCTACGCGGTGGGCGGCCAGGACCTCGGATTCCTGCCCGGCACCGAGGGCGAGAAGATGGCCCCGTGGGGTCAGGCCGTGATGGACACCCTCACCTCGGTGACGAACTCATATGTCATCGACGAGGTGCTGGAGCGGGGGATGCTGGAGGTGCTGCCCCTGACCCACATCAGGGGCCGTTCCCTGCACGACGCCTTCGTCATCGTCGACGAGGCCCAGTCCCTGGAGCGCAATGTGCTGCTCACGGTGCTGTCGCGGATCGGCCAGAACTCGCGCGTCGTCCTCACCCATGACGTCGCCCAGCGCGACAATCTGCGGGTGGGACGCGATGACGGGGTCGCCGCGGTGGTCGAGCGGTTGCGCGGCAACCCCTTGTTCGGCCATGTGACCCTGACACGCTCGGAGCGCTCGCCGATCGCGGCGCTGGTCACCCGCATGCTCGAGGACCTCGTGTGA
- a CDS encoding exodeoxyribonuclease VII small subunit: MTDQNQETAQDQVAGEPEIGYEQARDELVEVVRRLESGGTSLAETMTLWERGEKLAAICQTWLDGARRRIEDARAASENINDNTDRQA, translated from the coding sequence ATGACAGATCAGAATCAGGAGACCGCGCAGGATCAGGTGGCCGGAGAGCCCGAGATCGGCTACGAGCAGGCCCGCGATGAACTCGTCGAGGTGGTGCGCCGACTCGAATCGGGCGGTACCTCGCTGGCCGAGACCATGACCTTGTGGGAGCGCGGCGAGAAGCTGGCGGCGATCTGCCAGACCTGGCTCGACGGTGCGCGGCGGCGCATCGAGGACGCCCGGGCAGCCTCGGAGAACATCAATGACAACACCGACAGGCAGGCCTGA